The Pecten maximus chromosome 6, xPecMax1.1, whole genome shotgun sequence DNA window GAGTTCAAGGGTTCTATGGACCATTTACTTAACAGTTTTAGGGTCCTACAATCCAGGAATGAAGAGTTCAAGGGTTCTATGGACCATTAACTTATAGTTTTAGGGTCCTACAATCCAGGAATGAAGAGTTCAAGGGTTCTATGGACCATTAACTTACAGTTTTAGGGTCCTACAATCCAGGAACTCAGAGTTCAAGGGTTCTATGGACCATTTAATTAACAGTTTTAGGGTCCTACAATCCAGGAATGAAGAGTTCAAGGGTTCTATGGACCACTAACTAACAGTTTTAGGGTCCTAAAATCCAGGAATGAAGAGTTCAAGGGTTCTATGGACCATTAACTTATAGTTTTAGGGTCCTACAATCCAGGAATGAAGAGTTCAAGGGTTCTATGGACCATTAACTTACAGTTTTAGGGCCATTCAATCCAGGAATGAAGAGGTCAAGGGTTCTATGGACCATTAACAGTTTTAGGGTCCTACAATCCAGGAATGAAGAGTTCAAGGGTTCTATGGACCCTTAACTTACAGTTTTGGGGTCCTACAATCTAGGAATGAAGAGTTCAAGGGTTCTATGGACCATTAACTTACAGTGTTAGGGTCCTACAATCCAGGAATGAAGAGTTCCAGGGTTCTATGGACCGTTAACTTATAGTTTTAGGGTCCTACAATCCAGGAACTCAGAGTTCAAGGGTTCTATGGACCATTAACTTACAATGTTAGGGTCCTACAATTCAGGAATGAAGAGTTCAAGGGTTCTATGGACCATTTACTTACAGTTTTATGGTCCTACAATCCAGGAATGAAGAGTTCCAGGGTTCTATGGAGCATTAACTTACAGTTTTAGGGTCCTACAATCAGGAATGAAGAGTTCAAGGGTTCTATGGATCATTAACTTAGAGTTTTAGGGTCCTACAATCCAGAAATGAAGAGTTCAAGGGTTCTGTGGACCTTAACTTACAGTTTTAGGGTCCTACAATCCAGGAATGAAGAGTTCCAGGGTTCTATGGACCATTAACTTATAGTTTTAGGGTCCTACAATCCAGGAATGAAGAGTTCAGGGGTTCTATGGACCATTAACTTATAGTTTTATGGTCCTACAATCCAGGAATGAAGAGTTCAAGGGTTCCATGGACCATTAACTTACAGTTTTAGGGTCCTACAATCCAGGAATGAAGAGTTCAAGGGTTCTATGGATTTCAACTAACAGTTTTGGGGTTCTACAATCAAGGAACATAGAGTTTCAGGGTTCTATGGACCATTTAATTAACAGTTTTAGGGTCCTACAATCCAGGAATGAAGAGTTCAAGGGTTCTATGGACCATTTACTTAACAGTTTTAGGGTCCTACAATCCAGGAATGAAGAGTTCAAGGGTTCTATGGACCATTAACTTACAGTTTTAGGGTCCTACAATCCAGGAATAAAGAGTTCAAGGGTTCTATGGACCGTTAACTTACAGTTTTAGGGTCCTACAATCCAGGAATGAAGAGTTCCAGGGTTCAATGGACCATTAACTTACAGTTTTAGGGTCCAACAATCCAGGAATGAAGAGTTCAAGGGTTCTATGGACCATTAACTTACAGTTTTAGGGTCCTACAATCCAGGAATGAAGAGTTCAAGGGTTCTATGGACCGTTAACTTACAGTTTTAGGGTCCTACAATCCAGGAATGAAGAGTTCAAGGGTTCTATGGACCATTAACTTACAGTTTTAGGGTCCTACAATCCAGGAATGGAGAGTTCAAGGGTTCTATGGACCATTAACTTACAGTTTTAGGGTCCTACAATCCAGGAATGGAGAGTTCAAGGGTTCTATGGACCATTAACTTACAGTTTTAGGGTCCTACAATCCAGGAATGGAGAGTTCAAGGGTTCTATGGACCGTTAACTTATAGTTTTAGGGTCCTACAATCCAGGAATGGAGAGTTCAAGGGTTCTATGGACCATTAACTTATAGTTTTAGGGTCCTACAATCCAGGAATGGAGAGTTCAAGGGTTCTATGGACCGTTAACTTATAGTTTTAGGGTCCTACAATCCAGGAATGGAGAGTTCAAGGGTTCTATGGACCATTAACTTACAGTTTTGGGGTCCTACAATCTAGGAATAAAGAGTTCAAGGGTTCTATGGACCATTAACTTAACAGTTTTAGGGTCCTACAATCCAGGAATGAAGAGTTCAAGGGTTCTATGGACCGTTAACTTATAGTTTTAGGGTCCAACAATCCAGGAATGAAGAGTTCCAGGGTTCTATGGACCATTAACTTACAGTTTTAGGGTCCTACAATCTAGGAATGATGAGTTCAAGGGTTCTATGGACCATTTACTTACAGTTTTAGGGTCCTACAATCCAGGAATGAAGAGTTCAAGGGTTCTATGGACCATTAACCTACAGTTTTGGGGTCCTACAATCTAGGAATGAAGAGTTCAAGGGTTCTATGGACCATTAACTAACAGTTTTAGGGTGCTACAATCCAGGAATGAAGAGTTCAAGGGTTCTATGGACCATTAACTTACAGTTTTAGGGTCACACAATCCAGGAATGAAGAGTTCAAGGGTTCTATGGACCATTAACTTATAGTTTTATGGTCCTACAATCCAGGAATGAAGAGTTCAAGGGTTCTATGGACCATCAACTTATAGTTTTATGGTCCTACAATCCAGGAATGAAGAGTTCAAGGGTTCTATGGACCATTAATATAGTTTTGGGGTCCTACAATCCAGGAATGGAGAGTTCAAGGGTTCTATGGACCATTAACTAACAGTTTTAGGGTCCTACAATCCAGGAATGAAGAGTTCAGGGGTTCTATGGACCATTTACTTAACAGTTTTAGGGTCCTACAATCCAGGAATGAAGAGTTCAAGGGTTCTATGGACCGTTAACTTACAGTTTTGGAGTCCTACAATCCAGGAACTTTGACTTCACATCTAGGGTCATGTCCGATATCTTTGTGTCGGGTAACTTAACCTTTACCTGAAATAAATACAGTGAGAATAACATATGGAGACAATTAGAGTAGAGATTGTACTGTTATATTAAGATATCAATAACAAATGTGTGTGACTTTACTCTTCCACTTGATGTGTATTTAATCATATCATTTCACATTAGCACAAAGAACATCAGGCAGCCAGGTGGCATAGTTGATAAATCACTTGTCTTTCATCGAGACCGAGTGAGTTTGATTCTCTATGCTATTCTGAAGTGAAAACGTTTGGGTAGTTTGTGGGTTTTCTATCAGTTACCTAGCAACATATGTTCTGTAACTGTTACAAAGTAAATTAATGAGTTTTTATTTGAGAGCAGTCATACATAACCTTGTATCAGTCActcatttactgtatacataggACTACATAAGACTGTATATCTGGTACTGTATTTATCAGATTTCTGGGTCTGTATTTAACAGACCTACACGCTTAATATACCTGAAGACATACACTAACATTAGACTCGTCGGATTCCTGAGTCTGTATTTAACAGACctacacgtgtaatatacctGAAGACATACAAGACATTAGACTCTGCCTTCCTCTCTACAAACACGCCATCCAGAATATACAAGTGACTACAAAACCTTGTAGATCACAAACAGAAACTATAGCCCATCTATTATGGGAGTGTCTAGAAGTACAAACATTACTGGATAATCTAGATTCATTAATGGAAGCTTTGATAATCctattttcagtaaataaaaaaaataaaaaatctttttggCCTCCATCAGAATTCCCTTTCCAGTAATTGAGTAGATAATGAAATCATCATCAATATAAAGCAATATGTTTATAGAATGTGATTTCTACACAACTCACTAAATATAAACTCTCTCTTAAACATAACAAAGGACAACTACCTGGTCCAAAAATACATTGCTATAGGTAAGGCTGAAAATGCTAAAcataaattttgaataaatctAAGAAATGGGACAGACTAATGGTATAGCTATATTGTTCCattacattattataattattcttttatttcaattttaacatttaaatcagTTATTTGAATGTTAAATTGCTTCCTTTATTGAATATGGAATCTGTGATAGTCCTCATAGCCgatttatttcttgttttgaaGGAATAAAAACACAACTTTTATATTGTAGATGTATACAGTCACCCTGTGTTCAACCACCTCACCCTAACCTATCTAAACttttatattgtacatgtatacagtcaCCCTGTGGTCCACCACCTCACCCTAACCTATCTAAACttttatattgtacatgtatacagtcaCCCTGTGTTCCACCACCTCACCCTAACCTATCTAAACttttatattgtacatgtatacagtcaCCCTGTGTTCCACCACCTCACCCTAACCTATCTAAACttttatattgtacatatatacagtcacCCTGTGGTCCACCACCTCACCCTAACCTATCTAAACttttatattgtacatgtatacagtcaCCCTGTGGTCCACCACCTCACCCTAACCTATCTAAACttttatattgtacatgtatacagtcaCCCTGTGGTCCACCACCTCACCCTAACCTATCTTAACttttatattgtacatgtatacagtcaCCCTGTGGTCCACCACCTCACCCTAACCTATCTAAACttttatattgtacatatatacagtcacCCTGTGTCCCACCACCTCACCCTAACCTATCTAAACttttatattgtacatgtatacagtcaCCCTGTGGTCCACCACCTCACCCTAACCGATTTAAACttttatattgtacatgtatacagtcaCCCTGTGGTCCACCACCTCACCCTAACCTATCTAAACttttatattgtacatgtatacagtcaCCCTGTGCTTCACCACCTCACCCTAACCTATTTAAACTTTCTTCCCCTCTGTCTTTATTTCTCTCCCTTTCATAGTCAATGAAAATAAGAATAGAAAGGTTATATCtacaattgatatatatactgtagtatatttaagcattgaactgctttcagttggaagttatgggctgatgaatgccaactggacaaaggcaaatttaatgaagcgcacTAGCccttcatgttgaatttgcctttgtccagttggcatccatcagcccataacttccaactaaaagcagttcaatgcttatatttacatttgacaacgatttttaaagactatatccaggaattttgcttctacgatgaatgaacaaattgttatcgtcaaagacggaacagccttttcaacagccatctttcgttatcgctgacgtgacaattatgacgtcactatattaatTACGTCATAATAatgatttggaagttatggactcataacttccaagtgagcttatAGTTaaagtaaagttatatagtgaggctgcagtgtaaatgtaaatattaattataaaacatttttttctggtatattttgtatgtgtgtatggagTGATGTGTCTAGGTGGATAATAAaataatgacatgtatatagtacagtaaTTAGAGAACATCAATTTCTTAGCTTAATGTGTGTGCATATGTGATGGGGAGTGTGTGAGTTTGTGTATGTGATTGATAATATAGTAATTAATAACTGTAAAGTCGATGCATAGTGTCTCTgagaataaatatttatatatctatctgtAACTGACAGGTTTAGATGTGCATGTGTGAACTGTAAATATGAGCAagtcatatcatatataactgAATGAAaagtgaattaaaaaaaaaattaaaattgttattCTAATTTGAGAAGACATGTTAATAATGTGAAATCAGCGTGTTGAGTGGACGTACCACCATGTCCTCACAGCTGGCTGTAGCTGGGTTCTTATTTCCCATCTGTAGAAACATGTCCTCCGACGTCACTGCCTGCTTGTACAGGATATCATACCTGTAGTTAACATAgtgaaaaatagttttaaatttTGTGGGCAAACTGACCGACTGTAAATCATGTAACACATTAATTATAAGGTAAACCTGCAGAGCTGGATTCTGTCtgttataacacaatataagTGGTGCTACTTCCATGATAAAATGTGTACCTGGTACAGCTATGTATCAGCAATGTGATGATGATAATATACCAGGGCGAAGACCCAAGACAACATGGTTTTGACCTTGGGGTTAAAAGGGAAATGTATTATCTTTAACATGTTTTGACCATTCAGATTTTTGATTAGTGGTGAGTTTTCCTCTAAAGTGTCTTAAAGTCAAAAGTCAAGTGGAAGCATTTGTTACTAGTGCTAGTAtgcttcacattggtcattggtctgatggaggtgacagtgtagtcatcgaaactCCGtactcttaaatatcatatcagtgtgtcatataacttctatcatatacAATGAGGTGCCAACCTGAGGTCAGGTCGGCTCCCCCCCCCTCTTTTTTTTGATGGCGGAAGTTCTGATGTTTGTCTACTGATATCAAAGTTTTAAAAggttgataattatataaatcatcAGAAACCTTAGGAATTATACCTGACAGAATGATTTCAATATACACTAGTGTTAGTGTACAGGACAAACTATACCTACTCTGGTTGTGGCCGAGGGTCGTAGAGCGATTCAAATTCGGCCCCCTCACCAATCTCTTCCTCTGTCCAGATATCTTTAGTGTTAGTTTTAGTGGCTGCAATTGAGAAATGAAAGCTGTTCAGTTTTTTAATATATTGAGTAAGATTTGAATGAGTAGTAAAACTCAGGATTATCTAATTTACATTAAGAGtttatcatataataatatattctaaaaatagtttatatcataatttcatttcatttacgGTATAAAATATACACCTAATGTTAAAATTGGTACGGACCCTGTTTTTGCTCACTACTACTTCCATCATTCTTTTTTGGCCCAATTTCTCCTGGACCCATTTTAGAAAACTGTGTGTTAGgctgaaaaacaaacaaaacagattAGTGTCAAAAAGATTTCAGGTCACAATAATGAAGACAGATAATCCCTATCAACACAGCCACTATCGCCATTTTAagatattgtatatctatagaCAGAGAGCAATCTAAAAGTTTTATACataacatttacaatgtatatcagaCATAAGTACAAAGTACTCATTACTAATTTCAGATTTATtccatgttattttttatttcaatatttattatcatatattttcaattacgtctttatacatatatacatgtatatatagaaaatacagATTTGTATCTTCTACATTGTAGCTTCTCTAGATCTTATTCTAATGAAACAATCAAGGTTGCTACATTTCTGTCATATGAAAAGtccaaaacaacattttctgtgactttattttacttatttaaaaatttacatatttatacaaaccGCTTCATCGTCCAGATCACTGTCAGAGTCTGCATTTTCTGGAGGTTTGAGTATCTCAGCTAAAGCTGATACCATATTCCCTGTTAAAGCCATTCTGACCTAAAATATCACTCTGTACTTGGTCGGTATCACTCTCTGATCTACACCTGAATCAAAGGCATCTGGAATTCAAGATAACtattacttttattttaaatacactGTACTCCTCTGATGATAATGGTTAAATACATGcatattcatatacattgtacatgtgtatcttGAAGAATTAAAATATCTGTACATAGTGATATTTAAACTGAGTTTATCACCCTcgaaattattttatataaaacgttgtatataactgttgtgtgttatatcacaggcacttgtatctggtaattaacACCAGAGTTAAATTCTGACATTGGTCATTAGCAAGCGAAGTGGTTTCAAACTAGATAGGTCCCTATTGAAAATCAAGCGAGTCTACTCGAAATGCACTTTCATATCATGGGTTGGCATGCGGATAAAAAATGTGTGATTTGTGCATCGAGCAGGCCATATTTCTTAGCTCGACATATATGAATAGatgatatcttatatatgtGTTCTAAGGAAAAAATTTGCATACTTACAATACTCATTAAATTGCCTAGATATTTCTCGATCGTTCCATTTATTTCAAGAATGCTTCACTGTTTTCAGTTGGCAGGTTCCTACATGTCGATGTAAACTTCCGGTGACGCGTGCGCACTGATATCTAATATCTATTAAGGTGTACTGTATCAAGATTATTTCAGGATATTCTATCAGTTCACTACAATTTAAGTTGACATAAATGCACACATCCAATAAATTCCACTCTACTTTATGGAGCACATACTTATCATATACTTCCAATTATggactatatattgtaagaTACCGAGTATAATCTTtggaatatttcattttaattaatttaattattgAAGAAAAATACCAAATCACTTGActaaatttactgaaatatggTAAAGACAGAATAAACGATTATATTGAAGCTTTTTGTAAAGTAACTGTGTatgtaaattattaaaatgtctgCGGTTTGTTTTAAATGGTACATCATGGTGTAATTGTCTACGGtttgatttgtacatgtataattgtctactgtttaatgtgtacatgtataattgtctactgtttaatttgtacatgtataattgtctactgtttaatgtgtacatgtataactgtcTACGGTAtgatttgtatatgtataactgTCTACTgtttaatttgtacatgtataattgtctactgtttgatttgtacatgtataattgtctagtgtttaatttgtacatgtataattgtctactgtttgatttgtacatgtataactgtcTACGGTatgatttgtacatgtataattgtctactgtttgatttgtacatgtataactgtcTACGGTatgatttgtacatgtataattgtctactgtttaatgtgtacatgtataattgtctaCGGTatgatttgtacatgtataattgtctactgtttaatgtgtacatgtataattgtctactgtttgatttgtacatgtataattgtctactgtttaatttgtacatgtataattgtctactgtttgatttgtacatgtataattgtctactgtttgatttgtacatgtataattgtctactgtttgatttgtacatgtataattgtctactgtttaatgtgtacatgtataattgtctactgtttgatttgtacatgtataattgtctacggtttgatttgtacatgtataattgtctacggtttgatttgtacatgtataattgtctactgtttaatttgtacatgtataattgtctactgtttgatttgtacatgtataatt harbors:
- the LOC117328765 gene encoding protein PIH1D3-like; its protein translation is MALTGNMVSALAEILKPPENADSDSDLDDEAPNTQFSKMGPGEIGPKKNDGSSSEQKQATKTNTKDIWTEEEIGEGAEFESLYDPRPQPEYDILYKQAVTSEDMFLQMGNKNPATASCEDMVVKVKLPDTKISDMTLDVKSKFLDCRTPKLKLGLHLPHPVDHESGKAKWDADKSELSVTLRMRRDLDFMNF